The DNA window CCGTGATTTCTGGATCCAGCGCGGCGGTGGGTTCGTCGAACAGCAGCACGTGCGGTTCCATCATCAGCGCGCGGGCAATCGCGACACGCTGCTGCTGGCCGCCGGAAAGATGCAATGGGTAACGATCGGCGAAATCACTCAGGCGCAGGCGCTTGAGCAGTTTGTCGGCGCGTTCCATCGCCTGCGCTTTGCTCAAGCCCAGCACGCGGCAGGGCGCTTCGATCAGGTTATGCACCACGGTAAGGTGGGGCCACAGATTATATTGCTGAAACACCATTCCGACGTTCTGGCGCAGTTCGCGGATGGCTTTTTCACCCGGGGGTTGTGTGAAGTCAAACTGGTTGCCGGCAATCTGCAAATGGCCGGAACGCGGCATTTCCAGCAGGTTCAGCACCCGCAGCAGGGAGCTTTTCCCGGCGCCGCTTGGGCCAAGCAGCACTAACGTTTCGCCCGCTGGGCAGTCCAGCGTGATATTAAACAGCGCCTGGTTTGCGCCGTAAAAGCAATTGATATCTTTTAATTGAATGCTCATGCGCCAGGATCGGATAGATTTAGATGCCGCGAATGTTAACTTCCACAGCATAGTTATGCAATGTTTGTGAGTTAAAATTTATTTATATGCGGTTATTTAATAAATAATAGCACAATGTGCCGGGCAGCAGCCGCGGCGCATGAATTTGTCGCGCCGCCGATGAAAACCCCAGTCAGTTTGCTTCTGCCTGCGGGCGATAATAAAACCGGTGCCGGAGCGCCGGTTTCGCACGGTGATTATTGATCTTCCAGGGTTTGCCGCAGGGTGGCGTGGGAAACCGGCGTCGGGGTATTCAGATAGCGAATATCGTTAACGGTCCAGCAGGTGCCTTCACGCACCATCAGCACTTCATTTTGCCAGTTAACGTCGTTGCCGCCGGCTTTCTGGTAGCTCAGCGCGACGCGCAGCGGAATATTTTTCGCATCGGTATTCGGAATGGTGGAGGCGCTGGCGACGTTGGCGCTGGTCGGCCCTGCGGCACTGCCCGAGAACAAATCGCCGTTGGCGGCCAGTTTACCCGGCTGCCGGCTGGCCTTTAGCAGTTCCTGATAGAGCTGCTGGCTCAGATAGGGCTGGAGTTCGCCCAGGCGGGCGCTATCCGGCCGCGCGGCGCCTTGCTCAATGCGCAGATCGTAAAACGCTTGCGCCACGCTGTCTGGGCCGCCGTCTATACAGCCGCCGTTGCGGGTGCCGATATCCTTGTAAGCCGGCTCAACGGTAGTACAGGCACTCAGTAATAACGCTAAAGGCAAAACAGCCGCAATCGTTTTTGTTTTCATCTTAATACCTTTTGTGAAAGTCTCTCTATCCCATAGATTTCAAGGCACCGGCAGGCGGCAAGCGAACCTCTCCCCCAGCAGGCTGTTGTCACAGAGCATGCCATGAATACACCAACAGCTTACAGTATAAATAGATTTTGCTGTGAAGGTAGGTGTCTGAAATGGCTATTCTCGCCGCTTGCCCGCCGGGCGTGGCCATGCCCTGGCCGGCCTGTTGATGTACATCAATACAACAGGGTGACTATTTCGTTATGTTATATTTTATATAACGGATGGAATCACAGGTATCGATATGGATATATCCCGGCGCCGTTTTCTTCGCTATGCGTTTACCGCCGCCTGTTTTAGCGCGTTCCCCGCAGTAGCGCGCCCGCCGGCGCTCGTCAGCCTCTTTGGGCAATTGCCGGCGCCGTCCGCGATCCGCTGCGTGGTCAGCGCTGGGGCGCCGGCCGATCTTCTGTTGATGGCCGTGGCGCCGGAGCGCCTGGCCGGTTTATCGTCGTTCGATTTCTCCACGGCGGCCATGTTGCCCGACAGCTTGCGCCGGTTGCCCCGGCTGGGGCGTTTAGCCGGGCGCGGCAGCACGCTCTCCATTGAAAAAATCCTGGCAATCAATCCGGACATCATCATTGATTGTGGCAGCGTCGACGCCACCTATCGTTCGCTGGCGCAACGGGTGTCCGCCCAAACCGGCATTCCCTACGTATTGATTGATGGCGGGCTGCCCCATGCGGCGCAGCAGATTCGGCAGTTGGCCGCGTTGCTTGGTGTTGAAGCTCGCAGTGCGCCTTTGGCCGATATGGCCGCGCGTTTCCTGGCGGACGCGCAGGCATTTGCCGCCAGGCCGGGTAGCGCCAGGCGTTTCTATGCCGCGCGCGGGCCGCGTGGGTTGGAAACCGGCCTGCGCGGCTCGTTGCATACGCAAGCGGCTGAAATGCTCGGGCTGGTGAACGTTGCCGCCGAACAGGGGCTGAGCGGGTTGGCGCAGGTGTCTTTTGAACAGATCGCGCACTGGAACCCCGAGATTATCATCACGCAAAGCGACA is part of the Gibbsiella quercinecans genome and encodes:
- the artP gene encoding arginine ABC transporter ATP-binding protein ArtP, which gives rise to MSIQLKDINCFYGANQALFNITLDCPAGETLVLLGPSGAGKSSLLRVLNLLEMPRSGHLQIAGNQFDFTQPPGEKAIRELRQNVGMVFQQYNLWPHLTVVHNLIEAPCRVLGLSKAQAMERADKLLKRLRLSDFADRYPLHLSGGQQQRVAIARALMMEPHVLLFDEPTAALDPEITAQIVSIIRELSSTGITQVIVTHEVEVARKTASRVAYLENGRVVEQGDAQHFAQPQTAEFANYLSH
- a CDS encoding lipoprotein — encoded protein: MKTKTIAAVLPLALLLSACTTVEPAYKDIGTRNGGCIDGGPDSVAQAFYDLRIEQGAARPDSARLGELQPYLSQQLYQELLKASRQPGKLAANGDLFSGSAAGPTSANVASASTIPNTDAKNIPLRVALSYQKAGGNDVNWQNEVLMVREGTCWTVNDIRYLNTPTPVSHATLRQTLEDQ
- a CDS encoding ABC transporter substrate-binding protein; translation: MDISRRRFLRYAFTAACFSAFPAVARPPALVSLFGQLPAPSAIRCVVSAGAPADLLLMAVAPERLAGLSSFDFSTAAMLPDSLRRLPRLGRLAGRGSTLSIEKILAINPDIIIDCGSVDATYRSLAQRVSAQTGIPYVLIDGGLPHAAQQIRQLAALLGVEARSAPLADMAARFLADAQAFAARPGSARRFYAARGPRGLETGLRGSLHTQAAEMLGLVNVAAEQGLSGLAQVSFEQIAHWNPEIIITQSDMTRQYLNTNPVWRSLDAVAQGRVYGFTGLPFGWLDAPPGINRLLGLRRLQSHFDPQLAAGIADDIGQFFRLFYHAELNDAQLAELLVRS